In 'Nostoc azollae' 0708, the following are encoded in one genomic region:
- a CDS encoding RelA/SpoT family protein, whose amino-acid sequence MSSLLLDSSVHVSLPEWLKKCLRETPVKTSTAEDNRMHSDIALICHAFQFAYQLHQGQYRKSGEAYIAHPVAVAGLLRDLGGSPAMIGAGFLHDVVEDTEVTIEEIEEHFGAEVRQLVEGVTKLSKINFTSKTESQAENFRRMFLAMAQDIRVIVVKLADRLHNMRTLQYMSEASRRRSAQETRDIFAPLANRLGIWRVKWELEDLAFKYLEPDAFREIQQHVSEKRTAREEKLARATEVLRKRMQQAGIQCLDVSGRPKHLYSIYQKMHRQHKEFHEIYDLAALRIIVQTNEECYRALAVVHDAFRPIPGRFKDYIGLPKPNRYQSLHTGVIGLTGRPLEVQIRTMEMHHVAEYGIAAHWKYKETGGSTNSQLTGTDEKFTWLRQLLEWQSDLKDAQEYLDSVKDNLFEDDVYVFTPKGDVVPLSPGSTSIDFAYRIHTEVGNHCAGARVNGRIVPLSTRLHNGDIVDIITQKNSHPSLDWLNFVRTSAAKYRIKQWYKRSRREENVSRGRDLLEKELGKTGFDHLLKSNAMHTVAEKCNYHSVEDLLAGLGYGEITLNLVLNRWRDVVKAQQPMADVMSFILKESTSKTSRDTPPITSRASDSPIIGVEGLLYHIAGCCTPIPGEAIIGVVTRGRGISIHRQGCHNVDNVECERLVPVRWNTAIENSGRPYTYPVDIQIETLDRVGILKDILSRLSDQGINVRHANVKTALGQPALMDLGIDICDRSQLEHLFVQIKKMSDILNIRRIGQVEDSQV is encoded by the coding sequence ATGAGCAGCTTACTTCTTGATTCCTCAGTTCATGTCAGTCTTCCGGAATGGCTCAAGAAATGTTTACGAGAAACACCAGTAAAGACTAGCACAGCGGAAGATAACCGAATGCATAGCGATATTGCTTTGATTTGTCATGCTTTTCAATTTGCCTATCAACTGCATCAAGGTCAGTACCGCAAGTCTGGAGAAGCTTATATAGCTCATCCTGTAGCTGTAGCCGGATTGCTGCGTGATTTGGGAGGAAGTCCAGCTATGATAGGAGCTGGATTTCTTCATGATGTAGTGGAAGATACAGAAGTCACAATTGAAGAAATAGAAGAGCATTTTGGGGCTGAAGTCAGACAATTGGTAGAAGGTGTCACCAAGCTTTCTAAAATCAATTTCACCAGTAAAACTGAAAGCCAAGCGGAAAATTTCCGGCGAATGTTTTTGGCCATGGCGCAGGATATTCGGGTAATTGTGGTGAAGTTGGCAGACCGTTTGCATAATATGCGAACCTTGCAGTATATGTCAGAAGCTAGTCGTCGCCGTAGCGCCCAGGAAACACGAGATATCTTTGCACCTTTAGCTAATCGTTTGGGGATTTGGCGGGTTAAATGGGAATTGGAAGATTTGGCATTTAAGTATTTGGAACCTGATGCTTTCCGAGAAATTCAGCAGCACGTTTCTGAAAAACGAACCGCGCGGGAAGAAAAATTGGCTAGAGCTACGGAAGTGTTGCGGAAACGAATGCAACAGGCGGGAATCCAATGTTTGGATGTCAGCGGTCGTCCGAAACACCTTTATAGCATTTATCAAAAAATGCATCGTCAGCACAAAGAATTTCATGAAATTTATGATTTGGCTGCACTGCGAATTATTGTGCAAACTAATGAAGAATGCTATCGGGCGTTGGCTGTTGTTCATGATGCGTTTCGCCCGATACCAGGAAGATTCAAAGATTACATTGGGCTGCCTAAACCTAACCGTTACCAGTCCTTGCATACTGGGGTCATTGGTTTGACTGGCCGACCTTTGGAAGTGCAAATTCGGACAATGGAAATGCATCATGTTGCTGAGTATGGGATTGCTGCACATTGGAAGTATAAAGAAACCGGGGGTTCTACTAATAGCCAATTAACAGGAACAGATGAGAAGTTTACTTGGTTACGGCAACTATTAGAGTGGCAAAGTGATTTAAAAGATGCTCAAGAATACTTAGATAGTGTTAAAGACAATCTATTTGAAGATGATGTTTATGTCTTCACCCCAAAGGGGGATGTTGTTCCTCTAAGTCCCGGATCTACGAGTATAGATTTTGCTTATCGAATTCATACAGAGGTGGGAAATCATTGTGCAGGGGCGCGGGTCAATGGGCGCATCGTGCCATTATCGACGCGATTACACAATGGCGATATTGTTGATATTATTACTCAAAAGAATAGCCATCCTAGTTTGGATTGGTTGAATTTTGTCAGGACTTCGGCGGCGAAATATCGCATCAAACAATGGTACAAGCGATCGCGCCGGGAAGAAAATGTGTCACGAGGAAGAGATTTATTAGAGAAGGAACTCGGTAAAACTGGTTTTGATCACTTGCTGAAATCAAATGCAATGCATACTGTGGCTGAAAAGTGCAATTATCACAGTGTGGAAGATTTACTAGCAGGTTTAGGTTATGGAGAAATTACTTTAAACTTGGTGTTAAATCGCTGGCGGGATGTGGTGAAAGCACAACAACCGATGGCTGATGTTATGTCATTTATACTCAAGGAGTCAACATCCAAAACGTCGCGAGATACACCACCAATTACTTCTCGTGCTAGTGATTCACCTATTATTGGTGTAGAAGGTTTGCTTTATCATATAGCTGGATGTTGTACGCCGATTCCTGGGGAAGCGATTATAGGCGTAGTAACGCGGGGAAGAGGTATATCCATTCATCGTCAAGGATGTCATAATGTGGATAATGTGGAATGTGAGCGACTAGTACCAGTCAGATGGAATACTGCCATAGAAAATAGCGGTCGTCCTTACACTTATCCGGTGGATATTCAAATTGAGACTCTTGATAGAGTGGGAATATTGAAGGATATTTTATCGCGGTTGAGCGACCAAGGTATAAATGTGCGCCATGCTAATGTGAAAACAGCTTTGGGACAACCGGCACTGATGGATTTGGGAATTGATATTTGCGATCGCTCTCAATTAGAACACTTGTTTGTGCAAATTAAGAAAATGAGCGATATTCTTAACATTCGTCGCATTGGTCAAGTTGAAGATTCCCAAGTTTAG
- a CDS encoding ABC transporter ATP-binding protein gives MVVYPDQEKSHNKYSRNDNDWRLFLRLVPYARRNRELLALSMCLLVPIAVANSVQPLLIGQVISLIREEPSTYEFLKNRSLWEGLNILQGLFLATIIVRLSLTGLQGYLVQKLGQKITAAIREDLFHHVTSLAVRFFERTPVGKLITRLINDVESLGDVFATGAIGIVSDLFSMLMIIGLMFSIQWQLACLLLLILLPITSVIIYFQQQYRRANYKAREELSKLNSQLQENIVGINVVQLFRREKFNAELFRATNNIYVKEVDDTIWYDSAVSATLEWISLIAIAGVLWVGGLLLLGQNITFGILSAFILYAQQLFDPLRNFAEKFTVIQAGFTAIERVNDILDEPIEIRDQTNPHFSILDTQFGYIDEIIRDLENQDFTTPPDLGEIRFENVWFAYKDDDYVIKNLHFTIHPGEKIALVGPTGAGKSSIIRLLCRLYEPTQGRILIDGIDLREIPQSELRRYMAVILQEAFLFAGDVKSNITLGDSYTFEEIEKAAAKTNVADFIRQLPQGYETQLRERGKNISSGQKQLLAFARAAIRNPQILVLDEATASLDVGTEALIQQALNQLLIKRTAIIIAHRLSTIRNVDRIFVLNRGEVIEHGTHEQLLGQGGLYATLHNLQMLGI, from the coding sequence ATGGTTGTCTATCCAGACCAGGAAAAATCCCACAACAAATACTCTCGCAATGATAATGATTGGCGGTTATTTTTACGTCTAGTACCCTATGCCCGTCGCAATAGGGAGTTACTGGCGCTATCAATGTGTTTACTAGTACCCATTGCTGTTGCTAACTCCGTCCAACCGTTGTTAATTGGACAGGTTATATCTCTGATTCGTGAGGAACCGAGTACCTATGAATTTCTTAAAAACCGCTCCCTATGGGAAGGGTTAAACATCCTGCAAGGATTATTTCTGGCTACAATTATCGTCAGACTATCACTAACAGGGCTTCAGGGTTATCTAGTACAAAAGCTAGGACAAAAAATCACTGCTGCAATTCGTGAAGATTTATTCCATCATGTCACCTCTTTAGCAGTGCGTTTCTTTGAACGTACACCTGTAGGTAAACTTATTACCAGACTCATCAATGATGTTGAAAGTTTAGGAGATGTCTTTGCTACTGGTGCTATTGGCATTGTCTCGGATTTATTTTCCATGTTGATGATTATTGGTTTAATGTTTTCTATTCAATGGCAATTGGCTTGTTTACTACTATTAATTCTGTTACCAATCACTTCGGTAATTATTTACTTTCAGCAGCAGTATCGCCGTGCTAATTACAAAGCAAGAGAAGAACTATCAAAACTAAATTCCCAATTGCAAGAAAATATCGTTGGCATTAATGTAGTGCAGTTGTTCCGCAGAGAAAAATTCAATGCAGAATTATTTCGCGCTACGAATAACATTTATGTTAAAGAAGTTGATGATACCATTTGGTATGATTCCGCTGTTTCTGCGACCTTAGAATGGATTAGTCTGATTGCAATCGCAGGGGTGTTATGGGTAGGTGGTTTGTTGCTATTAGGACAAAATATCACCTTTGGAATTTTATCAGCATTTATTTTGTATGCCCAACAATTATTTGACCCTCTGCGGAACTTTGCTGAAAAATTCACTGTTATTCAAGCTGGTTTCACTGCCATTGAAAGGGTCAACGATATTTTAGATGAACCGATAGAGATCAGAGATCAAACTAACCCTCATTTTTCAATTTTAGATACTCAATTTGGTTATATAGATGAGATAATTAGGGATTTAGAAAACCAGGATTTTACTACTCCACCTGATTTGGGAGAAATCCGGTTTGAGAATGTTTGGTTTGCTTACAAAGATGATGATTATGTAATTAAGAATTTACACTTTACTATTCATCCAGGTGAAAAAATAGCCTTAGTCGGTCCTACAGGTGCGGGCAAAAGTTCTATCATCAGGCTTTTATGTCGTCTTTATGAACCGACTCAAGGACGCATTCTGATTGATGGTATAGATCTCCGTGAGATACCACAGTCAGAATTGCGGCGTTATATGGCAGTAATTTTGCAAGAAGCTTTTTTGTTTGCTGGTGATGTCAAAAGTAATATTACTTTAGGAGATAGCTACACTTTTGAAGAAATTGAGAAAGCAGCAGCAAAAACTAATGTAGCTGATTTTATCCGTCAATTACCTCAAGGCTATGAGACCCAATTACGAGAGCGGGGAAAAAATATTTCTAGTGGACAAAAGCAACTGTTAGCATTTGCTCGTGCTGCTATTCGTAATCCGCAAATTTTAGTATTGGATGAAGCTACTGCTAGTTTAGATGTAGGCACAGAAGCTTTAATTCAACAGGCATTAAATCAGCTTTTAATCAAACGAACTGCAATAATAATTGCTCATCGCTTGTCAACAATCCGCAATGTAGACCGGATTTTTGTCTTGAATCGGGGGGAAGTAATTGAACACGGAACTCATGAACAATTACTAGGACAAGGAGGACTTTACGCAACGTTGCATAATTTACAAATGTTGGGGATTTGA
- a CDS encoding IS66 family transposase: MGPDTPCPGELESIVGSSYSGVLISDDFIAYNAYPVTAQQKCQAHLPRHFKTLIKIPGFNHQEIGTKFIDLIDEGFKMKVLKTTLYSNKPKTFINS, from the coding sequence ATGGGTCCTGATACTCCTTGTCCTGGCGAATTAGAATCCATTGTGGGTTCAAGTTACTCTGGTGTACTCATTTCTGATGACTTTATTGCCTATAACGCTTATCCGGTCACAGCTCAACAGAAATGTCAGGCACATCTACCCCGTCACTTCAAGACACTAATCAAGATTCCTGGCTTCAATCACCAAGAAATTGGCACAAAATTCATCGACCTCATAGATGAAGGTTTTAAGATGAAGGTTTTAAAAACTACCCTTTATTCCAACAAACCTAAAACCTTCATAAATTCTTGA
- a CDS encoding transcriptional regulator, whose translation MMAYKDRTAEQTAILQLLVTLTEEFEKNYPMETSSPYAIVQHLMEGRGIKQAQLVGIISSKGVASEVVNGKRAISKAQAKALG comes from the coding sequence ATGATGGCGTATAAAGATCGGACAGCCGAACAGACTGCTATATTACAACTCTTAGTTACTCTGACTGAGGAGTTTGAAAAAAACTATCCCATGGAAACATCATCACCTTATGCTATAGTGCAACACCTGATGGAAGGACGTGGAATTAAACAAGCTCAACTAGTAGGAATAATTAGCTCTAAAGGAGTTGCTTCAGAAGTTGTGAATGGCAAAAGAGCAATTAGCAAAGCCCAAGCAAAAGCATTAGGATAG
- the modB gene encoding molybdate ABC transporter permease subunit, giving the protein MPQDLSPLWISLKTSFLATFITFFMGIGAAYWMFGYRGKGKSIIEGIFIAPLILPPTVVGFLLLLFFGRNGPVGKLMELFNLTIVFTWYGAAIAATVVSFPLMYKTALGSFEQIDANLLRVARTLGAKELTIFWRVSLPLAFPGILAGVTLAFARALGEFGATLMLAGNIPGQTQNVPMAIYFAVEAGDINEAWFWAVSIVAISLSGIILTNLWQEQKHKVRSINKEIDKQIEPENQSFLASSRSSASGLFIDIEKKLANFHLQVAFNTDSQPLGLLGASGAGKSMILRCIAGIETPTQGVIVLNNKVLFDSKKGIDIPVRNRRIGFLFQNYALFPHLNVAQNIAFGLPKKLSCGNLNLEVEKQLIAMELQGLGDRYPHQLSGGQQQRVALARALASQPEGLLLDEPFCALDTHLRSQLEQQMTETLTDYSGVTLFVTHNMEEAYRLCANLLVLENGKEAHHGSKYEIFQHPATMNVAKITGCKNFSRAVCISSQQLEAIDWNCTLQVVESVPNKLSHIGIRAHQIVFTNDPYQENTFPCWLARTSETPHRITLFLKLHSPARNVHDHHLQAEVYKEKWVKIKNLPFPWYVHLEPLRLMLME; this is encoded by the coding sequence ATGCCACAGGACTTATCACCCCTTTGGATATCGCTGAAAACTTCATTTCTAGCGACTTTCATCACCTTCTTTATGGGTATTGGTGCTGCTTACTGGATGTTCGGATATAGAGGTAAAGGGAAATCTATCATCGAGGGTATTTTTATTGCACCGTTGATTTTACCACCTACAGTTGTTGGTTTTTTGTTGTTGCTATTTTTTGGTAGAAATGGTCCGGTTGGTAAATTGATGGAACTATTTAACCTCACAATAGTTTTTACTTGGTATGGTGCGGCTATAGCTGCAACTGTAGTTTCATTCCCGTTAATGTATAAAACTGCATTGGGATCTTTTGAACAAATTGATGCTAATTTGTTGCGTGTGGCGAGGACTTTAGGTGCTAAGGAACTAACAATATTTTGGCGGGTTAGTTTACCTTTAGCTTTTCCTGGCATTTTAGCAGGTGTAACATTAGCTTTTGCCCGTGCTTTGGGTGAATTTGGAGCAACTTTGATGTTAGCTGGTAACATTCCTGGACAAACGCAGAATGTACCGATGGCAATATATTTTGCTGTGGAAGCTGGGGATATCAATGAAGCTTGGTTTTGGGCGGTCTCAATTGTGGCAATTTCTCTATCCGGGATTATTTTAACTAACTTATGGCAAGAACAAAAACATAAAGTTAGAAGCATAAATAAAGAAATAGATAAACAAATAGAACCAGAAAATCAATCTTTCCTTGCATCTTCCAGATCTTCTGCATCCGGCTTATTTATAGATATTGAAAAAAAACTGGCAAATTTTCATCTCCAAGTAGCTTTTAATACAGATAGTCAACCATTAGGATTGTTGGGTGCTTCTGGTGCAGGAAAAAGTATGATTCTCCGTTGCATTGCGGGGATAGAAACACCAACACAAGGAGTAATTGTATTAAATAATAAAGTTTTATTTGATTCAAAAAAAGGAATTGATATTCCTGTTCGTAACCGTCGCATTGGATTTTTATTCCAGAATTATGCTTTATTTCCACATCTAAATGTGGCCCAGAATATCGCCTTTGGTTTACCAAAAAAATTATCTTGTGGAAATCTTAATTTAGAGGTAGAAAAACAATTAATAGCAATGGAACTACAGGGATTAGGTGATCGCTATCCTCACCAACTTTCTGGAGGACAACAACAAAGAGTAGCCTTAGCTAGGGCTTTGGCAAGTCAACCGGAAGGATTGCTCTTAGATGAGCCATTTTGCGCCCTTGATACACATCTACGCAGTCAGTTAGAACAACAGATGACAGAGACTTTAACTGATTATTCCGGTGTGACTTTATTTGTCACTCATAACATGGAAGAAGCATATCGGCTTTGTGCCAATTTATTAGTATTAGAAAATGGTAAAGAAGCTCATCATGGTTCTAAATATGAGATTTTTCAGCACCCTGCTACTATGAATGTGGCTAAAATAACTGGATGTAAAAACTTTTCTCGCGCTGTTTGTATATCATCCCAACAGCTAGAAGCCATTGATTGGAATTGTACTCTCCAAGTTGTAGAATCAGTTCCTAATAAATTATCTCATATCGGGATTCGCGCCCATCAAATTGTTTTTACCAATGACCCATATCAGGAAAATACTTTTCCCTGTTGGTTAGCCAGAACCAGTGAAACACCTCACCGGATTACCTTATTTTTAAAGTTGCATTCTCCGGCTCGAAATGTTCATGATCATCACTTGCAAGCTGAAGTTTATAAGGAAAAATGGGTAAAAATCAAAAACTTACCTTTTCCTTGGTATGTACATTTAGAACCTTTGCGGTTGATGTTAATGGAATAG
- the patD gene encoding heterocyst frequency control protein PatD — protein sequence MSQYLEKYQEFSTLLEQFCSYVTQNQISAPFLRQHLRELQQWFVQQIVPICDLDWREQSYQTEISKQLRLLEIDVMFFQGARQSVTAEARLITISNRLTTLIQYCHAIMQSEAPEG from the coding sequence ATGTCTCAGTATCTTGAAAAATATCAAGAATTTTCCACATTACTGGAGCAATTCTGCTCTTATGTCACCCAAAACCAAATAAGTGCTCCTTTTTTACGGCAGCATCTACGCGAGTTGCAGCAATGGTTTGTCCAGCAAATTGTGCCTATATGTGATCTGGACTGGCGTGAACAGTCTTATCAGACGGAGATTAGTAAGCAACTGCGATTGCTGGAAATAGATGTGATGTTTTTCCAAGGTGCAAGGCAGTCTGTAACGGCAGAAGCGAGACTTATAACCATTAGCAATCGCCTCACTACTCTAATTCAATATTGCCATGCCATAATGCAATCGGAAGCACCAGAAGGTTGA
- the gor gene encoding glutathione-disulfide reductase, which yields MTYDFDLFVIGAGSGGIATARRAAEYEAKVGIAEFDRLGGTCVNRGCVPKKLMVYASHFPELFSDAKGYGWSAVQSSLDWEKMISTVNNEVIRLNGIYQKMLDNYKVEVFQGYGKVVDAHTILVGDHQLTADKILIAVGAHPIKPNILGVEHAITSDDIFHLQKQPERMVILGGGYIGSEFASIMNGLGTEVTQITRSETILRGFDQDLQTEIQQGMINHGIRILNNIQLITLEKDAEGIKVTVRKDGESEEIVVVDAVSLAALGRKPNTQNLGLENTKVKLHDGAVIVDKYSQTVEGNIYAVGDCTNKINLTPVAINEGRAFADTVFGGKSRIMSYENVPTAIFTNPEAATVGLTEAEAREKHGDALKVYRTRFRPMYYTLAGKEEKTIMKLVVDKKTDKVLGAHMVGTNAAEIIQGIAIAIKMGATKANFDATIGIHPSSAEEFVTMR from the coding sequence ATGACCTACGATTTCGACTTATTTGTAATTGGTGCTGGTTCTGGTGGTATTGCGACTGCCAGACGTGCCGCAGAATACGAAGCTAAGGTAGGAATTGCTGAATTTGACCGACTAGGCGGAACCTGCGTTAATCGTGGCTGCGTCCCTAAAAAACTGATGGTTTATGCTTCTCATTTTCCTGAGCTATTTTCGGATGCCAAAGGATATGGTTGGAGTGCTGTCCAGAGTTCTCTAGATTGGGAAAAGATGATTAGTACAGTCAACAATGAAGTCATTCGCCTCAATGGAATTTATCAAAAAATGCTTGATAATTATAAAGTTGAGGTATTCCAAGGATATGGAAAAGTCGTTGATGCCCATACAATTTTAGTTGGCGATCACCAACTAACAGCAGATAAGATATTGATTGCCGTTGGTGCCCATCCTATTAAACCCAACATTTTAGGAGTTGAACACGCTATTACCTCTGATGATATTTTCCATCTTCAGAAACAGCCCGAACGTATGGTAATTTTGGGGGGAGGTTACATCGGCTCAGAATTTGCTTCTATCATGAACGGACTGGGAACAGAAGTCACTCAAATAACACGCAGTGAAACAATCTTGCGTGGTTTTGATCAAGATTTGCAGACTGAAATTCAGCAAGGAATGATTAACCACGGGATTAGAATTCTCAATAACATCCAACTAATTACTCTTGAAAAAGATGCAGAAGGAATTAAAGTAACAGTTCGCAAAGATGGGGAGTCTGAAGAGATAGTTGTTGTGGATGCTGTCAGTTTAGCTGCTCTTGGCCGCAAACCAAATACACAAAACCTGGGTTTGGAAAATACCAAAGTTAAGCTTCATGATGGAGCAGTTATTGTTGATAAATATAGTCAAACAGTAGAAGGAAATATCTATGCAGTGGGAGATTGTACAAACAAGATTAATTTAACTCCTGTGGCGATTAATGAAGGTCGAGCCTTTGCAGATACGGTATTTGGTGGTAAGTCTCGTATTATGAGTTATGAAAATGTCCCCACCGCAATTTTTACGAATCCTGAAGCTGCTACAGTAGGTTTGACAGAAGCAGAAGCCCGAGAAAAACATGGTGATGCACTAAAAGTTTATCGCACTCGCTTCCGTCCCATGTACTACACCTTAGCTGGTAAAGAAGAAAAAACCATAATGAAATTGGTGGTTGATAAGAAAACCGATAAGGTGCTGGGAGCACACATGGTAGGAACGAATGCGGCGGAGATTATTCAAGGAATTGCGATCGCAATCAAAATGGGTGCTACCAAAGCAAACTTTGATGCTACTATCGGTATCCATCCTAGCTCGGCTGAGGAATTCGTTACCATGCGGTAA
- a CDS encoding proton extrusion protein PcxA, which produces MLGQKIYPFLLAAYRWYLLTPERSLNEAYQSALKIKELEDKHFNSQKICPDSAMYSSSVMDYFYTELKKLLRNTQMRLTEFKASRWFSNESKQQAAAKTGIEYTTPVLVLEKLEFIDQVITKYTDDDLERDSTNLVPSPNIVAENQIITQLNRPILPVKSNDREPKRKTDTTGVLPRSILTTITRLQSELDPNSEQDVVKTFRQTQKRTIISIRFILLLIIIPLLTHQIAKAVFVGPLVEHFRSAEAVEVFLNAEMEEEALVELQRFEERIKFENLITNAPTLSPEVLERQMKEKAQEIAEEFWSQSSNAIKNVFADIFSVAAFIWLLFISKSSISVLKDFLDHIVYGLSDSAKAFIIILFTDVFVGFHSPHGWEVILEGLSRHWGLPANRDFIFLFIATFPVILDTIFKYWIFRYLNRISPSAVATYHNMNE; this is translated from the coding sequence ATGCTTGGTCAAAAAATATACCCTTTCCTATTAGCTGCTTACCGATGGTACTTGCTGACACCAGAACGCTCTTTAAATGAAGCTTATCAATCAGCCTTGAAAATTAAAGAACTCGAAGATAAGCATTTTAATAGTCAAAAAATATGCCCAGATTCTGCTATGTACAGTAGTAGTGTTATGGACTATTTTTATACAGAATTAAAGAAATTATTAAGAAATACTCAGATGCGGCTGACGGAATTTAAAGCCAGTCGTTGGTTTTCCAATGAATCTAAACAACAAGCAGCTGCTAAAACAGGCATAGAATATACAACTCCAGTTTTAGTTTTAGAAAAGCTAGAATTTATTGATCAGGTCATTACCAAATACACAGATGATGATTTAGAAAGAGATTCTACAAATTTAGTGCCTTCACCTAACATTGTAGCCGAAAATCAGATCATTACCCAACTAAATAGACCAATATTACCAGTTAAGAGCAACGATAGAGAACCCAAACGTAAAACTGATACTACAGGAGTTTTACCTCGTTCAATTTTAACTACCATTACTCGTCTACAGTCGGAATTAGATCCAAATTCTGAACAAGACGTAGTGAAAACTTTTAGACAAACACAAAAAAGAACAATTATCTCTATTCGCTTTATTTTATTACTCATCATCATACCACTGCTAACTCATCAAATAGCTAAAGCTGTATTTGTCGGTCCTTTAGTTGAGCATTTTAGAAGTGCAGAAGCCGTGGAAGTCTTTCTCAATGCAGAAATGGAAGAAGAAGCACTTGTAGAACTGCAAAGGTTTGAAGAAAGAATCAAATTTGAAAACTTAATTACTAATGCCCCAACGCTATCACCTGAAGTTCTAGAACGCCAGATGAAAGAGAAAGCACAGGAAATAGCAGAGGAGTTTTGGAGTCAAAGTTCTAATGCGATTAAAAATGTATTTGCAGATATTTTTTCCGTGGCTGCTTTTATCTGGCTGTTATTTATCAGTAAGTCTTCTATTTCCGTTCTCAAAGATTTCTTGGATCATATAGTATATGGATTAAGTGATAGCGCCAAAGCATTTATTATTATATTGTTTACTGATGTATTTGTCGGCTTTCACTCTCCTCACGGTTGGGAAGTAATTCTGGAAGGTTTATCACGACACTGGGGATTACCTGCTAATAGGGATTTTATCTTTTTATTCATTGCTACATTTCCCGTAATTTTAGATACTATATTCAAATATTGGATTTTCCGTTACTTAAATCGCATTTCACCTTCTGCTGTTGCTACCTACCATAATATGAATGAATAA
- a CDS encoding glycerophosphoryl diester phosphodiesterase membrane domain-containing protein: MILDRGGAIITTTLVTILMVIILVMGLTCFYPRWVIAEVPLAVEENINASESVKRSWELTKALAFRIQGVVIFAGLVTLPIVFLFNYRT, encoded by the coding sequence ATGATATTAGATCGTGGAGGAGCGATCATCACAACCACTTTAGTTACTATTTTGATGGTTATTATTCTTGTAATGGGACTAACTTGCTTCTATCCTCGTTGGGTAATAGCTGAAGTACCATTGGCAGTTGAAGAAAATATCAATGCTAGTGAGAGTGTTAAGAGAAGTTGGGAGTTAACTAAAGCCTTAGCTTTCCGTATTCAAGGGGTGGTGATATTTGCGGGTCTTGTGACATTGCCAATTGTGTTTTTATTTAATTACAGGACTTAG
- a CDS encoding peroxiredoxin, translated as MALIATVPSVVFKTRVRDESIGRPNPFRWQDRTTEELFAGKRVVVFSLPGAFTPTCSTSHLPPYEELYKEFQALGVDSVICISVNDAFVMYQWGKQQGAENVFLLPDGNGEFTRKMGMLVDKSNLGFGMRSWRYSMVVNDGKIEKMFIEPGLDDNCPSDPFEVSDADTMLKYLKSV; from the coding sequence ATGGCTTTGATCGCAACCGTTCCTAGTGTCGTGTTCAAAACGCGTGTCCGTGACGAGTCCATTGGTAGACCCAACCCTTTCCGCTGGCAAGATCGCACCACAGAAGAACTGTTTGCTGGCAAGCGTGTAGTTGTATTTTCATTACCTGGAGCTTTTACTCCCACCTGTTCCACCTCACATCTGCCCCCCTATGAGGAACTCTACAAAGAATTTCAAGCATTGGGGGTAGATAGCGTTATTTGTATATCTGTAAATGATGCTTTTGTTATGTACCAATGGGGTAAACAACAAGGCGCTGAGAACGTCTTTTTATTACCTGATGGGAATGGCGAATTTACTCGTAAAATGGGAATGTTAGTTGACAAATCTAACCTGGGCTTTGGAATGCGTTCTTGGCGCTACTCAATGGTAGTAAATGATGGCAAAATTGAAAAGATGTTCATTGAGCCAGGTTTGGATGACAACTGTCCCAGCGATCCCTTTGAAGTTTCAGATGCAGACACCATGTTAAAGTACCTCAAAAGTGTGTAA